Proteins co-encoded in one Campylobacter ornithocola genomic window:
- the nuoL gene encoding NADH-quinone oxidoreductase subunit L encodes MQNLALIALFSPLVSALILGIFAFSTKKIILGYLASLFIAFSALASIILLGNGVHFNFELGTWISLVDVSFGFKIDSITLIMMNVVSIVATFVHLYSIFYMEHDEGFNRYFSYLGLFVFSMMFLVMSDNFLGLFIGWEGVGLCSWLLIGFWYHNEKYTFAANEAFIMNRIADLALLLGIFLIYIEFNSLKYDEFFTLLSLDYNNIILILIAILLFIGAMGKSAQFPFHTWLADAMAGPTPVSALIHAATMVTAGVYLVIRAGELYLQVPEVGYFIAILGAFVALFAASMAMVAKDLKRIIAYSTLSQLGYMFVAAGLGAYAIALFHLATHAFFKSLLFLGAGNVMHAMNDKLDISKMGGLYKSMRFSAILMLIGSLALAGIYPFAGFFSKDLILGFSFISHHHGIFLALLIAAFMTAFYSFRLLMLVFFTPKRHEEHPHEASKIALLAMSPLALLAVVAGFFEHSFMEFVSRNLAFINGQNSLVMILASVAAVLGVLLAIIAYWKNWFKPSLSKTSIYRLLFNEYYIPRFYHQFIIGKYALFCEFLRKSDKEILDSLIDNIAFFLKTFARILSVSKDYSLVLRIVILAFVCLFCLALAV; translated from the coding sequence ATGCAAAATTTAGCTTTAATAGCACTATTTTCTCCTTTGGTTTCAGCGCTTATTTTGGGTATTTTTGCTTTTAGCACTAAAAAAATTATTTTAGGTTATTTGGCTTCTTTATTCATAGCTTTCTCAGCTCTTGCTTCAATTATTTTATTAGGCAATGGAGTGCATTTTAATTTCGAGCTTGGTACTTGGATATCTTTAGTAGATGTTAGTTTTGGTTTTAAAATAGATTCTATTACTTTAATCATGATGAATGTAGTAAGTATAGTAGCGACTTTTGTGCATTTGTATAGTATATTTTACATGGAGCATGATGAAGGATTTAATCGTTATTTTAGCTATTTGGGACTTTTTGTTTTTTCCATGATGTTTTTGGTTATGAGTGATAATTTTTTAGGACTTTTTATAGGTTGGGAAGGCGTTGGCTTGTGTTCTTGGCTTTTAATAGGCTTTTGGTATCATAATGAAAAATACACTTTTGCTGCTAATGAAGCATTTATTATGAATAGAATTGCAGATTTGGCTTTGCTTTTAGGAATTTTCTTAATTTATATAGAATTCAACTCTTTAAAATATGATGAATTTTTTACACTTTTGTCTTTAGATTATAATAATATTATTTTGATATTAATAGCAATTTTACTTTTTATAGGTGCTATGGGAAAATCAGCACAATTTCCTTTCCATACTTGGCTTGCTGATGCTATGGCTGGTCCTACGCCAGTTTCAGCATTGATCCATGCAGCGACTATGGTTACTGCAGGAGTGTATTTGGTTATCCGCGCAGGAGAGCTTTATTTACAAGTTCCAGAAGTGGGATATTTTATCGCTATACTTGGTGCTTTTGTGGCGCTTTTTGCTGCTTCTATGGCTATGGTAGCTAAAGATTTAAAAAGAATTATTGCTTACTCAACGCTTTCTCAGCTTGGATATATGTTTGTAGCAGCAGGTCTTGGAGCTTACGCAATAGCTTTGTTTCATTTAGCAACCCATGCATTTTTTAAATCTTTATTGTTTTTAGGCGCAGGTAATGTTATGCATGCGATGAATGATAAGCTTGATATTAGTAAAATGGGTGGACTTTATAAAAGTATGCGTTTTAGTGCTATTTTAATGCTTATAGGCTCTTTAGCTTTAGCAGGAATTTATCCTTTCGCTGGATTTTTCTCTAAAGACTTGATTTTAGGTTTTTCTTTTATAAGTCATCACCATGGAATTTTCTTAGCACTTTTGATAGCAGCTTTTATGACAGCTTTTTATAGTTTTAGACTTTTAATGCTTGTATTTTTTACTCCAAAAAGACATGAAGAGCATCCTCATGAGGCAAGCAAAATAGCCTTGCTTGCTATGAGTCCTTTGGCTTTACTTGCTGTTGTAGCGGGATTTTTTGAACATAGTTTTATGGAATTTGTAAGTAGAAATTTAGCTTTCATTAACGGACAAAATTCTTTAGTTATGATACTCGCAAGTGTAGCCGCAGTACTTGGGGTGCTTTTGGCTATTATAGCTTATTGGAAAAATTGGTTTAAACCATCACTTTCTAAAACAAGTATTTATAGGCTTTTGTTTAATGAATACTATATACCAAGGTTTTATCATCAATTTATTATTGGTAAATATGCGTTATTTTGCGAATTTTTGAGAAAAAGTGATAAAGAAATTTTGGATTCCTTGATAGATAATATTGCATTTTTTCTAAAAACATTTGCTAGGATTCTTAGTGTAAGTAAGGATTATTCTTTGGTTTTAAGAATTGTTATTTTGGCTTTTGTGTGTTTATTTTGTTTAGCGTTGGCGGTGTAA
- the nuoI gene encoding NADH-quinone oxidoreductase subunit NuoI, which translates to MKKGYFKVDFERKNPQNTYEKFIQVIKRSLNTELFVGLFVVLREMFKKNNSATIKYPLEKVSLDNRYRAVHRLMRFIESENECCIGCGLCEKICISNCIRMETSLSEDGRKKVENYSINLGRCIYCGFCADVCPELAIVHGKEYENAAEQRSYFGQKQDFLTPIDELKNQVIFEGSGSLRKDADTLVKKTPNYYEIDLQRQQDTLKEENV; encoded by the coding sequence ATGAAAAAAGGTTATTTTAAAGTAGATTTTGAGCGTAAAAATCCTCAAAATACTTATGAAAAATTTATACAAGTAATCAAGCGTTCTTTAAATACAGAACTTTTTGTAGGTTTGTTTGTAGTATTAAGAGAAATGTTTAAAAAAAATAATAGTGCAACGATTAAATATCCGCTAGAAAAGGTTTCATTAGATAATCGCTACCGTGCAGTACATCGCCTAATGCGTTTTATTGAAAGTGAAAATGAATGTTGCATTGGTTGTGGTTTGTGTGAAAAAATTTGTATTAGTAATTGTATTAGAATGGAAACAAGCTTAAGCGAAGATGGGCGTAAAAAGGTTGAAAATTATAGTATCAATTTAGGGCGATGTATTTATTGTGGATTTTGTGCCGATGTTTGTCCTGAACTTGCCATTGTGCATGGTAAAGAGTATGAAAACGCGGCAGAACAAAGATCTTATTTTGGCCAAAAGCAAGACTTTTTAACCCCTATTGATGAGTTAAAAAATCAAGTTATTTTTGAGGGAAGTGGTAGCCTTAGAAAAGATGCTGATACTTTGGTGAAGAAAACTCCAAATTATTACGAGATAGATTTACAAAGACAGCAAGATACTCTAAAGGAAGAAAATGTTTGA
- a CDS encoding NAD(P)H-quinone oxidoreductase subunit 3, translating to MTHATIEHQYFGIFAMLVIASVIFFTLVYISSKIGSKLASHNRKKLGLGIYECGPMASKQANKINSQFFVFALIFILLDIEVVFLFPWAVIFKDLTAELSKYGLSLFALVEVFVFILLLAIGFLYAYKKGAFAWQSIKK from the coding sequence ATGACGCACGCAACTATAGAGCATCAATATTTTGGCATCTTTGCAATGCTTGTTATCGCAAGTGTTATATTTTTTACTTTGGTGTATATTTCTTCTAAAATAGGTTCCAAACTCGCCTCTCATAATAGAAAAAAACTTGGACTCGGAATTTATGAGTGTGGACCTATGGCTTCTAAGCAGGCAAATAAAATCAATTCTCAATTTTTTGTTTTTGCTTTGATTTTCATTTTGCTTGATATTGAAGTAGTGTTTTTATTTCCTTGGGCGGTGATTTTTAAAGATTTAACCGCAGAGCTTTCAAAATACGGCTTGTCTTTATTTGCTTTGGTAGAAGTGTTTGTTTTTATTTTATTGCTTGCAATAGGCTTTTTATACGCTTATAAAAAAGGAGCATTCGCATGGCAGAGTATCAAAAAATGA
- a CDS encoding NADH-quinone oxidoreductase subunit J → MFENIVFCLLSVLVLGFFLISVLSTSVLYAISSLAAAMVFLSGFYFLLNAEFIGAIQIIVYSGAILGLYSFAMMFFDASIKVKESLKGKRIFIFAVIFSAVLLVSIIMGYEFGLNETNEVYGLDSTQQIGFALFTKYMLAFEFMAILLLIALICAIVLTQKNIKKDEQ, encoded by the coding sequence ATGTTTGAAAATATAGTTTTTTGTTTATTAAGTGTTTTGGTGTTGGGATTTTTTTTAATTAGCGTTTTAAGTACAAGCGTGCTTTATGCTATTAGCTCTTTGGCTGCGGCTATGGTTTTTTTAAGCGGATTTTATTTTTTACTTAATGCTGAATTTATTGGAGCAATTCAAATTATCGTTTATAGTGGGGCTATTTTAGGTCTTTATAGTTTTGCTATGATGTTTTTTGATGCCTCTATAAAAGTAAAAGAAAGTTTAAAAGGTAAAAGAATCTTCATTTTTGCTGTGATTTTTAGTGCCGTTTTGTTAGTTAGTATTATTATGGGATATGAATTTGGTTTAAATGAAACTAATGAGGTTTATGGTCTTGATTCTACCCAACAAATAGGTTTTGCTTTATTTACAAAATATATGCTTGCTTTTGAATTTATGGCAATTTTACTTTTAATAGCTTTAATTTGTGCCATAGTGCTTACTCAAAAAAATATAAAAAAGGATGAGCAATGA
- a CDS encoding NADH-quinone oxidoreductase subunit G produces the protein MKIIINGIECEANEGEYILNVARKNDIFIPAICYLNGCSPTLACRMCMVEADGKKVYSCNTKVKEGMVVESDLPNLWDERNAIMQAYCINHPLQCGVCDKSGECELQNFTHKARVKVQNYWIKDTHKEHKKWGEINYDPALCIVCERCITVCKDKIGESALKTTPRGADVPDASFKESMSKDALAIWTKFQKSLIAPSGGDTLDCSFCGECTSVCPTGALVGSAFQYTSNAWELKKIPASNPHSSDCELMYYDIKQTSINNQKEKIYRVSNDFTFTTLNKAARYGFNTQNEVQGKDEKAFEKLVNMIKNNEIKNILFSSFITNEEALILQNLSKKFNLNLINYEAKKFQDFLACFYQNANAMYNANTDDITQSDFLIIAGSFLRYDAPTLGYKVNNALVMNKGAGLYFHPIKDKGVDKYSKNFLQINHGIKDNENILLFILQKFAKELPQDLKNTLENAYYQGTREIEETINEEVIEKIEKRNENDETIIEEIKKLVPKKIKKSIEVQRSNYAKNLGINEDILETLLAKKQKFTLIIGSDFYYDEQSAKLAKLCALVQKYTEFKVFLNPTCTNTLGVSLICDLSQDFQVGKTLGYNEKGDFSFSYDEHYDLASSSLNQQEGSFVNYDKRLVPTNAALDFKGYFLNDLANALGFNEEFTINYTKFLPQNKGFRTIDFDELENHYDNGGVNHRGYELDFSHFEFEKTLSDQEVKVQNEGNLTLYHANSIHQFSKLSNRSFNEIGALFLSVDIMQKFDLNQDDSVILKNEITQIAISVKCDESLENGAYLGDYDSKIDYKSLFNNTRYAKVWLEKAGAKNE, from the coding sequence ATGAAAATTATCATTAATGGCATAGAATGTGAGGCAAATGAGGGTGAGTATATCTTAAATGTCGCAAGAAAAAATGATATTTTCATTCCTGCAATTTGTTATTTAAATGGTTGTTCTCCAACGCTTGCATGTCGTATGTGTATGGTGGAAGCTGATGGTAAAAAAGTTTATTCTTGTAATACTAAAGTAAAAGAAGGCATGGTGGTAGAAAGTGATTTGCCAAATTTATGGGATGAGCGTAATGCTATCATGCAAGCATATTGCATTAACCATCCTTTACAATGTGGAGTTTGTGATAAATCTGGCGAATGTGAGCTTCAAAACTTTACACATAAAGCAAGAGTAAAAGTGCAAAATTACTGGATTAAAGATACTCATAAAGAGCATAAAAAATGGGGCGAAATTAATTATGATCCGGCTTTATGTATAGTGTGTGAAAGATGTATCACAGTTTGTAAAGATAAAATAGGAGAAAGTGCTTTAAAAACTACTCCAAGAGGAGCAGATGTACCCGATGCAAGCTTTAAAGAGAGTATGAGTAAAGACGCACTAGCGATTTGGACTAAATTTCAAAAGAGTTTGATTGCGCCAAGTGGTGGCGACACGCTTGATTGTTCTTTTTGTGGAGAATGTACAAGTGTATGCCCAACGGGAGCTTTGGTGGGTTCAGCTTTTCAATACACATCTAATGCTTGGGAGCTAAAGAAAATTCCAGCTAGTAATCCACATTCAAGTGATTGTGAGTTGATGTATTATGATATTAAACAAACTAGTATTAATAATCAAAAAGAAAAAATTTATAGAGTAAGTAATGACTTTACTTTTACTACGCTAAATAAAGCTGCAAGATATGGTTTTAACACCCAAAATGAAGTTCAAGGTAAAGATGAAAAAGCCTTTGAAAAACTAGTAAATATGATAAAAAATAACGAAATAAAAAATATTTTATTTAGTAGTTTTATTACTAATGAAGAAGCTTTAATTTTGCAAAATTTAAGTAAAAAATTTAATCTTAATCTTATAAACTATGAAGCTAAAAAATTCCAAGATTTCCTAGCTTGTTTTTATCAAAATGCAAATGCAATGTATAATGCAAATACAGATGATATTACCCAAAGTGATTTTTTAATCATCGCAGGTTCGTTTTTACGCTATGATGCACCAACACTAGGATATAAAGTTAATAATGCTTTAGTGATGAATAAAGGTGCAGGGCTTTATTTTCACCCTATAAAAGATAAAGGTGTGGATAAATATTCTAAAAATTTCTTGCAGATTAATCATGGTATTAAAGATAATGAAAATATTTTATTATTTATCTTGCAAAAATTTGCTAAAGAGCTTCCACAAGATTTAAAAAATACATTAGAAAATGCGTATTACCAAGGCACTAGAGAAATCGAAGAAACTATCAATGAAGAAGTTATTGAAAAGATAGAAAAACGAAATGAAAATGACGAAACTATTATAGAAGAAATTAAAAAACTTGTGCCTAAAAAAATTAAAAAAAGTATAGAAGTGCAAAGATCAAATTATGCGAAAAATCTTGGTATAAATGAGGATATTTTAGAAACTTTATTAGCTAAAAAGCAAAAATTTACACTTATTATAGGAAGTGATTTTTACTATGATGAGCAAAGTGCTAAGTTAGCAAAACTTTGTGCTTTGGTGCAAAAATATACCGAATTTAAAGTTTTTTTAAATCCAACTTGTACGAATACCTTAGGCGTAAGTTTAATTTGTGATTTAAGTCAAGATTTTCAAGTGGGAAAAACACTAGGTTACAATGAAAAAGGTGATTTTAGCTTTTCTTATGATGAGCACTATGATCTTGCAAGTTCTAGTTTAAATCAACAAGAAGGTAGCTTTGTAAATTATGATAAAAGATTAGTTCCTACAAATGCTGCTTTAGATTTTAAAGGTTATTTTTTAAATGATTTAGCAAATGCCTTGGGTTTTAATGAAGAATTTACGATCAACTATACTAAATTTTTACCACAAAATAAAGGTTTTAGAACAATTGATTTTGATGAGTTAGAAAATCATTATGATAATGGTGGGGTAAATCATAGAGGTTATGAGCTTGATTTTTCTCATTTTGAGTTTGAAAAAACATTAAGTGATCAAGAAGTCAAAGTGCAAAATGAAGGAAATTTAACTCTATATCATGCAAATAGCATTCATCAATTTTCAAAGCTTAGTAATAGATCTTTTAATGAGATTGGAGCTTTATTTTTATCAGTTGATATAATGCAAAAATTTGACTTAAATCAAGATGATAGTGTTATTTTAAAAAATGAAATAACTCAAATTGCTATAAGTGTAAAATGTGATGAATCTTTAGAAAATGGTGCATATTTGGGGGATTATGATAGTAAGATTGATTATAAATCTTTATTTAATAATACTCGATATGCAAAAGTTTGGCTTGAAAAAGCAGGAGCTAAAAATGAGTGA
- a CDS encoding NADH-ubiquinone oxidoreductase subunit E family protein, with the protein MRRVDLRKSKDLFKDLEQIIQNAYMDEVLVVLFEIGDFSNVEKSFAFIKEQNCELLNSLKFNQVDWTIVFKKVGQ; encoded by the coding sequence ATGAGACGTGTGGATTTAAGAAAAAGTAAAGATTTATTTAAAGACTTAGAGCAAATCATTCAAAATGCCTATATGGATGAAGTTTTAGTGGTTTTGTTTGAAATAGGAGATTTTTCTAATGTAGAAAAAAGTTTTGCTTTCATAAAAGAGCAAAATTGTGAACTTTTAAATTCTTTAAAATTTAATCAAGTAGATTGGACCATAGTTTTTAAAAAGGTAGGACAATGA
- a CDS encoding NuoB/complex I 20 kDa subunit family protein: protein MAEYQKMSNAPVVLTTVDKLVQWGRSNSLWALSYGLACCAIEMMAAGGARYDFDRFGTIFRASPRQSEVMIIAGTLSKKHAEFTRRLYDQIPDPKWVISMGSCANTGGMFNTYSTVQGVDRIIPVDIYVPGCAPRPETFQFALMILQKRIRKEKASRKIAPKRLI, encoded by the coding sequence ATGGCAGAGTATCAAAAAATGAGTAATGCACCAGTTGTTTTAACCACGGTTGATAAGTTAGTGCAATGGGGTAGAAGTAATTCTTTATGGGCGCTATCTTACGGACTTGCTTGTTGTGCTATTGAAATGATGGCAGCGGGTGGTGCAAGATATGATTTTGATAGATTCGGGACGATTTTTAGAGCAAGTCCAAGACAATCTGAAGTAATGATCATAGCAGGTACTTTAAGCAAAAAACACGCTGAATTTACAAGAAGACTTTATGATCAAATACCCGATCCTAAATGGGTTATTTCTATGGGTTCTTGTGCAAATACCGGTGGTATGTTTAATACTTATTCTACAGTTCAAGGGGTTGATAGAATTATACCTGTGGATATTTATGTACCAGGTTGTGCCCCACGTCCTGAAACTTTTCAATTTGCTTTGATGATTTTACAAAAAAGAATTCGCAAAGAAAAAGCAAGCAGAAAAATAGCTCCAAAAAGGCTTATATAA
- the nuoD gene encoding NADH dehydrogenase (quinone) subunit D, which translates to MQISTKLKPYYENISFEREDGTMIVNLGPQHPSAHGNLRLILELDGEEITKATPCIGYMHRGMEKMAENMIYQEFIPTTDRMDYIAASANNYAYVTAVEKLCGLEIPRRASVIRMILLELNRIASHLLWLATHALDIGAMTVFLYCFREREYVLDLIEKYCGARLTHSSMRIGGVMLDLPEGFLDELLAFCNKFPNDIKDYEALLDDNRIWRARTENVGVVSKEQALSWGCSGVMLRGSGIAYDIRKEEPYLLYDEVDFGVPVAKMGDSYARYKVYMQEFRESLKILVQCTKLYQDTPPEILCNHPEYVSASKEQIMTQNYSLMQHFVLVTQGLKPPKGEVYVPTESPKGELGFFIHSDGSGRPYRLRARTPSFFHCAFLEEMLVGSYLADAVAILGSINIVLGEIDR; encoded by the coding sequence ATGCAAATTTCTACTAAATTAAAACCTTATTATGAAAACATAAGCTTTGAGCGTGAAGATGGTACTATGATAGTAAATCTAGGCCCCCAACATCCAAGTGCTCACGGAAATTTACGCCTTATTTTAGAGCTTGATGGAGAAGAAATCACTAAAGCTACTCCTTGTATAGGCTATATGCATCGTGGTATGGAAAAAATGGCTGAAAATATGATCTATCAAGAGTTTATTCCAACTACTGATAGAATGGATTATATCGCAGCTAGTGCAAATAACTATGCCTATGTAACTGCTGTGGAAAAACTTTGCGGTTTAGAAATTCCACGCAGAGCAAGTGTGATAAGGATGATTTTGCTTGAATTAAACCGCATCGCTTCGCATTTATTATGGCTTGCTACACATGCGCTTGATATTGGTGCGATGACGGTATTTTTATATTGCTTTAGAGAGCGTGAGTATGTACTTGATCTAATAGAAAAATATTGTGGGGCAAGATTAACACATTCATCTATGAGAATAGGTGGGGTGATGCTTGATTTGCCTGAAGGCTTTTTAGATGAACTTTTAGCATTTTGTAATAAATTTCCAAATGACATAAAAGATTATGAAGCCTTGCTTGATGATAATAGAATTTGGCGTGCAAGAACTGAAAATGTAGGAGTTGTAAGCAAAGAACAGGCACTAAGTTGGGGTTGTAGCGGGGTTATGCTAAGAGGAAGTGGTATTGCTTATGATATTAGAAAAGAAGAGCCGTATTTGCTTTATGATGAGGTAGATTTTGGAGTGCCTGTAGCTAAAATGGGTGATTCTTATGCAAGATATAAAGTTTATATGCAAGAATTTAGAGAAAGTTTGAAAATTTTAGTTCAATGTACTAAGCTTTATCAAGATACCCCGCCTGAGATTTTATGCAATCACCCTGAGTATGTAAGTGCTTCAAAAGAACAAATCATGACACAGAATTATTCGCTTATGCAACATTTTGTCTTGGTAACTCAAGGCTTAAAACCACCAAAAGGAGAGGTGTATGTGCCAACTGAAAGCCCGAAAGGCGAACTTGGATTTTTCATTCATTCAGATGGTAGTGGTAGACCATATAGGTTAAGAGCTAGAACCCCAAGTTTTTTTCATTGTGCGTTTTTAGAAGAAATGCTTGTTGGGTCATATTTAGCCGATGCGGTGGCGATTTTAGGAAGTATTAATATAGTTTTAGGTGAGATAGACCGATGA
- a CDS encoding NADH-quinone oxidoreductase subunit C, producing the protein MRKYSDKKNAQLKNYYEDRFYHAPVTKKLSTEGSAFENDHQILSQKFELKNSFIELDFWVIEINKDDNIAILSKLKSLGYEAFNDASAIDFVAQKQGFEVYYQLLNMEKNLRVRVKTFVGLKERLQSVMSVFKGANWCEREIYDMFGIFIINHPNLKRLLMPDDWYGHPFLKSYPLHGDEFAKWYEIDKIFGKEYREVVGEENRDPGFVDEKDTLNFSRIYHEVGKGEAPRENKYLQEYQEESGVPFVKKVKRTQVKILDKRR; encoded by the coding sequence ATGAGAAAATACAGCGATAAAAAAAATGCCCAGTTAAAAAATTATTATGAAGATAGATTTTACCATGCACCTGTAACTAAAAAACTAAGTACAGAGGGTAGTGCTTTTGAAAACGATCATCAAATTTTGAGCCAAAAATTTGAGTTAAAAAACTCCTTTATAGAGCTTGATTTTTGGGTGATTGAAATAAATAAAGATGATAATATCGCTATTCTTAGTAAACTTAAAAGTTTAGGTTATGAAGCTTTTAATGATGCAAGTGCAATTGATTTTGTCGCACAAAAACAAGGTTTTGAAGTGTATTATCAACTTTTAAATATGGAGAAAAATTTAAGAGTGAGGGTAAAGACTTTTGTCGGTTTAAAAGAAAGACTTCAAAGTGTTATGAGTGTTTTTAAGGGTGCTAATTGGTGTGAGAGAGAAATATATGATATGTTTGGAATTTTTATCATCAATCATCCAAATTTAAAAAGACTTTTAATGCCTGATGATTGGTATGGACATCCTTTTTTAAAAAGCTATCCTTTGCACGGTGATGAATTTGCCAAATGGTATGAGATAGATAAAATTTTTGGTAAAGAATACCGCGAAGTAGTAGGTGAAGAAAATAGAGATCCAGGTTTTGTGGATGAAAAAGATACACTAAACTTTAGTAGAATTTATCATGAGGTTGGTAAGGGCGAAGCTCCAAGAGAGAATAAGTACTTGCAAGAATATCAAGAAGAAAGTGGTGTGCCTTTTGTAAAAAAAGTTAAAAGAACGCAAGTAAAAATTTTAGACAAGAGAAGATAA
- the nuoH gene encoding NADH-quinone oxidoreductase subunit NuoH: MSDITFFIIETIIKCVLVIAIFATLAGLATYLERKALALFHRRLGPDMVGPFGLLQVVADMIKLFTKEDIVPTYAQKVVFLIAPLIAAICAFVAIAAIPIFPEFTLFGRVIRPIIADINVALLFVIGMGGVSFYAIFLGGLASNNKWSLLGGARGLVSIISYESVAGLSLVCVVMLVGSLSLVDINNYQSDGILSWLIFKQPLAFILFVIAIFIETNRTPLCLSENETELVSGYGTEYSGLRWGMFFIGEYTAMITGAIMISLLFLGGFNDFWIIPGAIMMLLKVSFVFFWYFWARGAFPQLRPDQVMRMCYLILIPLAVLNLLISALVLVI; the protein is encoded by the coding sequence ATGAGTGATATTACTTTTTTTATTATAGAAACGATTATTAAATGTGTGCTTGTTATAGCTATTTTTGCTACTTTAGCAGGTTTAGCAACTTATCTTGAAAGAAAGGCTTTAGCTTTATTTCATCGTCGTTTGGGGCCTGATATGGTAGGTCCTTTTGGCTTGCTTCAAGTGGTTGCTGATATGATTAAGCTTTTTACTAAAGAAGATATAGTGCCAACTTATGCTCAAAAAGTGGTATTTCTAATTGCTCCATTAATCGCGGCAATTTGTGCTTTTGTAGCAATTGCAGCTATACCTATTTTTCCTGAATTTACTTTATTTGGTAGAGTGATTCGCCCTATTATCGCTGATATTAATGTGGCCTTACTTTTTGTAATAGGTATGGGTGGAGTTAGTTTTTATGCAATTTTTTTAGGTGGTTTGGCTAGTAATAATAAATGGTCATTGCTAGGTGGTGCAAGAGGACTTGTTTCTATCATCTCCTATGAGAGTGTTGCGGGACTTTCTTTGGTATGTGTTGTAATGCTTGTTGGTTCTTTATCTTTGGTAGATATTAATAATTATCAAAGCGATGGTATACTTTCTTGGCTTATTTTTAAACAACCTTTAGCTTTTATTTTATTTGTAATAGCTATTTTTATAGAAACTAACAGAACCCCGCTTTGTTTAAGTGAAAACGAAACTGAACTTGTTTCAGGTTATGGTACTGAATATAGTGGGCTTAGATGGGGTATGTTTTTTATCGGCGAATACACAGCTATGATCACTGGAGCGATTATGATATCGCTTTTATTTTTGGGTGGATTTAATGATTTTTGGATTATACCAGGGGCTATTATGATGCTTTTGAAAGTTTCTTTTGTATTCTTTTGGTATTTTTGGGCTAGAGGTGCTTTTCCACAACTGCGTCCTGATCAAGTAATGAGAATGTGTTATTTGATTTTAATACCTTTAGCGGTTTTAAATTTATTAATTAGTGCTTTAGTGCTTGTAATATAG
- the nuoK gene encoding NADH-quinone oxidoreductase subunit NuoK encodes MLEKYYIVAILMFIIGLIGIVKRQNLIMLFISSEILLNAANLALVTAGASHKDIEGQIFALFVMGVAACEVAVGIALCVLWYRKTGTLELSSLAEKGEIKCKI; translated from the coding sequence ATGTTGGAAAAATACTACATTGTGGCTATTTTGATGTTTATCATTGGTCTAATAGGGATTGTAAAACGCCAAAATTTGATTATGCTTTTTATTTCAAGTGAAATTTTATTAAATGCTGCTAATTTGGCCTTGGTTACAGCAGGAGCTTCGCATAAAGACATAGAAGGACAAATTTTTGCTCTTTTTGTTATGGGAGTTGCGGCTTGTGAAGTAGCTGTTGGAATAGCACTTTGTGTTTTATGGTATAGGAAAACAGGAACGCTAGAACTTAGTTCTTTGGCTGAAAAAGGAGAAATAAAATGCAAAATTTAG